The sequence TATGGAGCACACGCGGGCCGGTCGGTGAAGCGCGCCATGACATCAACCTCAGGGTCTGCCAGATGTACCTGGCGGGCCTGTCCACAGCCTGACGCGGCAGCCTCTTCTTCAGAAACTCCTCCCCATCGAGCAGTCTCATGCAATCGGTACGTCTTATCCTGTCCGGGTTGCTGTAGTCCGGGTCGGGGGCATCCTTACCGTACAGCACGTATACCACTTTCCTGGGGGGATGAACGTAGTCCTCGTTATGCAGAAGGTCGTTCAAGAGCGTCAGTTGGGGCATGGGTACGTGCAGCGGCTCAGGCAGTTTCGAGAAGTACCGCTCCTCAACCCTGGACTGGATGTGCACCGCCTGGTCTACCAACCCCAGGTGTTTCTCGATTGACGAATCGTCAGAGAAAAGGATGTGGATATCCACGTCGCTCAGCTCCGGGACGTAGTCGAGTGGTGAGTCCCACTCCTTCAACACCGAGCCCTTGCAGTAGATGCCCACTATTTCGGAGTCCGGAATCTCCTCAAGGAGTACCTCGGTGAAGGCCTCGGCCATGCAGAAGGCTTCGGTTTTCAGTGCTCGGGGGTCATGGTAGTGGCTGCTCCATGCGTAGCTCATCTGTCGTCTTCCCGGTATATCTCCATCAGCAGTGCCCTGCCATCCGGTGTGTCTATCTCCTTCACAGGTCTGAATCCGGCCTTCTCATACGCCCGGATGCCGCGGGCGTTGTCCGGGTGGGGGTCGACGATGACCTTCTTCGCCCCTCGCTCCCGAAACAGCCCGTCAACGAACTGCCTGATATAGGCACTACCGTGTCCTTTCCCGAGGAAGTCCTCCTCCCCGATATACGTATCAATACCCCACGTCCCGGGCGACTCGCCAAGCCACCAGCCACCACCGAACTCGAAGCAGTCCTGACACTGTATGTAGCCGATTGGCCTGCCATCACAGCAGACGCTAAAGGCAAAATCCCTGGCTGACGACATCTTTCCCTGCTGTCTCATGGTCACCTGTGCCAGTGTTCGCGGCCCATCCCAGTTGTCGGCCACCCACGGCTGGTTGTGCCACCAGTGCAATAGCGGGAAGTCCTCTTCGGTTACCGGCCGGAATTCATACTTCATGTTTGAAGAACCAATCGACGGTTCGACAGCTACACAGCCGTCCCCGGCTCAATCCGGCTTCCCGTCTCAAGCCTGCTCCCCGGCGCCACCGTGACATGGTCGCCCAGCACCGAGCCATCGATGCTGCTGCCGGATTCGAGACGGCAGTCATTGGCCACCGCCGAGTTCCTCACAACCACCCTCTCTCCCAGCGATACCTGCCACCACAGCACGGAGTCCTCGACAACGCTACCCTCACCAATAGTGCAGCCGTCCCCGACAACCACCGGCCCGACCAGCTTAACACCCGGACCGATGGAGCAGCCGTCACCGATGACGGCCGGCTCCTTTATCTGTGCGGTGGGATGGATATTGCACCGCTCGCCGGTACGCACTTCCTCCGGCGATGCCAGCGAGTGCCAGGTGCTCCTGCCGCCAAGCAGGTCCCGGTGAAGCTGAAGATACTTCTCCGGAGTGCCCATGTCCATCCAGTACCCGGACGAGGGATAGGCATACACCGGCTCACCGCCATCCACCAGCAACGGGAAGGTCTCCCGCTCGATGCTGACCTGCCGTTCCGGTGGTATCCGGGCCAGCACCTCCGGTTCAAGGACATAGGTACCGGCGTTTATCATGTTTGTGGTCACCTGGCTCCAGTCCGGTTTCTCCAGAAAGCGCATAACTCCGCCCCGGACGTCGGTCTCAATCAGCCCGTAAGCAGTAGGGTCCTCCACCGGGGTCAGGGCAATCGTCGCCACCGCACCACGCTGCCGGTGAAGGTCCACCATGGCAGTGATGTCCAGGTCCGTGAAGATGTCTCCGTTGAGTACCAGGAAAGTCTCGTCCAGGTACCTCTCGACATTCCTGATAGCGCCGGCTGTACCCCGCGGGCTTTCCTCAATCACGTAGGTGACCCTTACCCCGAACCGGCCGCCGTCACCGAGGTAGTCTTCAATCGGCCCAGCGAGATGGTGCTGCGCCAGGATAATGTCACTCACCCGGTGGCGGTGCAGATGGCGGAAGACGTGCTCCAGAAAGGGCGTATTGAGGATAGGGACCATCGCCTTGGGCGTATTGGTGGTTAGAGGACGGAGGCGGGTTGCCTGACCGCCCACCAGAATGACTGCCTTCATGGCACTCTCCGACCGTTGGTATCGTTCGCGTTGTCAACTGGATTTTACCATAAAAGGATACTGACGGTCGTGACAGGATAGTGGACCATGACCGGGAGTCGAGTTTACCCGCCGGTGCCCCGCCTCAGCGTAAACGCCGCCAGGATTGATGTCACCACGGCGAAGCCGACCAGCACCAGCATCTCAAAGGCAACATCCGCCAGGCTCTTTCCTAAGAGCATTATATCCCGCAGTCCGTCCACACCATACTTCAACGGCAGGAACCTGGCCAGCCACTGGAGGTACTCCGGCATCTGCTCCACCGGCCAGATAACACCA comes from Dehalococcoidales bacterium and encodes:
- a CDS encoding GNAT family N-acetyltransferase, with protein sequence MKYEFRPVTEEDFPLLHWWHNQPWVADNWDGPRTLAQVTMRQQGKMSSARDFAFSVCCDGRPIGYIQCQDCFEFGGGWWLGESPGTWGIDTYIGEEDFLGKGHGSAYIRQFVDGLFRERGAKKVIVDPHPDNARGIRAYEKAGFRPVKEIDTPDGRALLMEIYREDDR
- a CDS encoding NDP-sugar synthase, producing the protein MKAVILVGGQATRLRPLTTNTPKAMVPILNTPFLEHVFRHLHRHRVSDIILAQHHLAGPIEDYLGDGGRFGVRVTYVIEESPRGTAGAIRNVERYLDETFLVLNGDIFTDLDITAMVDLHRQRGAVATIALTPVEDPTAYGLIETDVRGGVMRFLEKPDWSQVTTNMINAGTYVLEPEVLARIPPERQVSIERETFPLLVDGGEPVYAYPSSGYWMDMGTPEKYLQLHRDLLGGRSTWHSLASPEEVRTGERCNIHPTAQIKEPAVIGDGCSIGPGVKLVGPVVVGDGCTIGEGSVVEDSVLWWQVSLGERVVVRNSAVANDCRLESGSSIDGSVLGDHVTVAPGSRLETGSRIEPGTAV